The proteins below are encoded in one region of Syntrophorhabdus sp.:
- a CDS encoding DUF4070 domain-containing protein yields MNILLVYPEYPDTFWSFKHALRFISKRALHPPLGLITIAAMLPEAWQKRLVDMNVGGLEDRDLQWADYVFLSAMAVQKASVREVIARCRDAGVRIVAGGPLFTAAREEFEDVDHLVLNEAEATLPSFLADLADGKAGHLYTTTTFPSLDKAPVPLWNLVNMKRYVSMNIQYSRGCPFSCEFCDITTLFGRKTRTKSVDQVLNELEALYSLGWRGGVFFVDDNFIGNRRELKERVLPAMVDWMKRRKHPFEFATEASINLADDDELIRLMIRAGFESVFVGIETTQDDALRECKKFQNTNRDLVSCVRKIQRFGLDVRGGFIVGFDNDSPDTFDRQIDFIRNSRIITAMVGILNAPRGSRLYERLSREGRLTRNISGDNTDFSTNIIPRMGYEKLAEGYRRIIEGIYSPGSYYERVKAFLREYKPLERRKRHLDVRSIRHKLGYLAAPLKTVFILGIRDSARRYYWKLLFWSLLKRPRLLPQAIAYSIYGFHFRKVFEDHLVGPRTPSKC; encoded by the coding sequence CGGAGTATCCCGACACCTTTTGGAGTTTCAAGCATGCCCTGCGATTCATATCCAAGAGGGCCCTTCATCCACCGCTCGGTCTTATCACCATCGCCGCGATGCTTCCGGAGGCGTGGCAGAAGAGACTTGTGGATATGAATGTAGGAGGACTGGAAGACAGGGATCTCCAATGGGCGGATTACGTGTTTCTCAGCGCGATGGCGGTACAGAAGGCGTCCGTGCGGGAGGTTATCGCGAGATGCAGGGACGCGGGGGTCAGGATCGTCGCGGGCGGGCCACTCTTCACAGCGGCGCGGGAAGAATTCGAGGATGTGGACCACCTCGTGCTCAACGAGGCGGAGGCCACGCTCCCCTCTTTTCTGGCAGACCTGGCCGACGGCAAGGCGGGCCACCTTTACACGACCACCACCTTCCCGAGCCTCGATAAAGCGCCTGTTCCGCTGTGGAACCTTGTGAACATGAAGCGGTATGTATCAATGAACATCCAGTATTCCAGGGGGTGTCCGTTCAGCTGCGAGTTCTGCGACATCACAACCCTTTTTGGCAGGAAGACGAGGACGAAGTCCGTCGACCAGGTGCTGAACGAGCTGGAAGCTCTTTATTCACTGGGCTGGAGGGGCGGTGTGTTCTTTGTGGATGACAACTTCATAGGGAACAGGAGGGAACTCAAGGAACGCGTCCTTCCCGCCATGGTCGACTGGATGAAGCGCAGAAAGCATCCCTTCGAATTTGCAACGGAGGCATCGATCAACCTTGCCGATGATGACGAGCTTATCAGGCTCATGATCAGGGCGGGTTTCGAGTCCGTTTTTGTCGGGATCGAGACAACGCAGGACGACGCGCTCCGCGAGTGCAAGAAGTTCCAGAACACCAACCGTGATCTCGTTTCCTGCGTCAGGAAGATCCAGAGATTCGGTCTCGACGTCCGGGGAGGGTTCATCGTGGGTTTTGACAATGATTCACCTGACACCTTCGACAGGCAGATCGATTTCATCAGGAACAGCAGGATCATAACGGCCATGGTGGGAATACTGAATGCGCCGCGGGGCAGCCGGCTTTACGAGCGTCTGAGCCGGGAAGGCCGCTTGACGAGGAATATTTCCGGTGACAACACAGATTTCTCAACAAACATAATCCCCAGGATGGGTTACGAAAAACTTGCCGAGGGATACAGGAGGATCATCGAAGGCATATACTCCCCCGGATCATACTACGAGCGGGTGAAGGCTTTCCTGCGGGAGTACAAGCCCCTTGAGAGGAGAAAGAGACATCTTGATGTCAGGTCCATCCGCCATAAGCTCGGCTATCTTGCCGCCCCTTTGAAAACAGTGTTCATACTGGGTATACGAGACAGCGCGAGGCGATACTACTGGAAGCTTCTCTTCTGGTCCCTCTTGAAACGTCCCCGGCTCTTGCCGCAGGCCATAGCGTATTCCATCTACGGCTTCCATTTCCGGAAGGTATTTGAAGACCACCTGGTCGGGCCGCGGACGCCTTCGAAGTGCTGA